The Bradyrhizobium guangxiense genomic sequence TGCGCCACCATCATCGGCCGGTCCTGCTGTTGCGGCACCGAATGCGCCCTGACGACCTTGCGCTTCGGCGGCTGCGCCTGAGTAGGCTGGGCCTGGGCCTGAACCTGCGGCTTGGCGTCCGCCTTCTTCGCCGCAGTGGCGTCGGACTTGGGGGCCGGCGTGAACTGGGCGAAGGTCTCGCGCACCCGGGCCTTGGCCGACATCTCGGCGAGAGCTGCAGACGTGGCATCCTGCACCGGCGGCTGAGGCGCAACGACGGCGGCGGTCTTCACCGCAGGCGGTACGATCGTGGGCTGGGTTGTGTCGAGCACAACACGCTCGGGCAGGTGGCGGTCGGAGCGAATCCGGATCAGCGGCTGATCATTGCCTACCGTGGCGACGGCCTGCGCAACCGGTTGCGATGGCAGAACAAAGTCTGCTGCGAATAGCAGTGCGAGCAGAGCTCCACCGACAAACGTGAAATACCGAAAGATGGGCATTGGCCGCGCTCCGCCCCCCGCATCCCCGCGTGGGCTCTCCGCCTCAACAGGCGATCTCTTAATTGGTTCCTGGCCCAGCCGTTTGGTTCAAATGGCGACGCGAGGTTTTTGGGCCAAGGGGCGCGGAGGGTCGCGCAAGGTAACTTTTCCGCTACCGGAGCATGCCGCCTTACGCGCGGTGTGCCGCAACCAACGAGCATTTCGCCTGATCGGCATTAACGTTGACGAAGCCGACGGGAATTCGCGCAAAGGTCTTGCGGCTCCTCATGCTGACCGGGTCTGCCAGCACGCGACTGCGATCGGTGAGATGGCTGCCGTCACGCCGCGCAAAGGCGCAGACGATCTCGACATCCTTTACGGCATAGTCATTGTCGTTTCGCAGCGTGAACGTCACCAAGGCTTTTGAGCCAAGGCCGCCGCGGCGCCAGGTCTGCGATGAAATGCGCAAGCGAGCGAGCTCCGCCCTCGCCGTCACTTGCGCCTCGGGAGCCGAAGGCGCCGTTGCTGCATCACCCGGGGGAGCCGTCTCGACAGCAGCCACCTCCGACTTCGCCGGCTCGGTACTGTTGCCCCTGGACAGTGGCAGCAGCATCCACACACCGCATCCGAGAATGATGGCCGCCAGCAGCCACAGCAGGCTCCGGCCAAACGAAACGCTCGCGATCGTCACGGCCCGCGCCAGCTGCTCGCCTGTCCCGGCGACACGTCTCAACCCGATTCGGTCAAGCCTCGCGTTCATGACATCACCGATAGCAGCCGAAGCACATCGGACGACGGATTCGGCCGCAAGCCTACTTCAATCCGGAAGACGACCTAAGGTTCCCGCGTAGTTGCGAATCGGCAAGGACAGTGGCGATTGCCGGCCACGGCCGCTAACATGCGCTGCAACATCAAAGCCCCTCGGGAGAACATGAAATGCCAATCGCCGTCACTTGGGATCACGTCCATCTGCGCAGCCCCGATCCGGAGGCCACAGCGGCCTGGCTGCGGGACATCCTCGGCGGCGAGGTCGTGCGCGCGCCGGGACGGATCGACGTGAATCTCGGCGGTGCGAGGATATTCATCGCGCCGCTTGAGGGCGACAACGCCGTCAACCCGCCGCCCCCGCACCCGCATCAGGGCCTCGACCATTTCGGCCTGGCGGTGAAGGACATCGACGCCGTCGCGGCGGAGATCAAGGGCAAGGGTGTCACCTTCACCCGCGAGCCGACCACGATCCGGCCCGGCGTGCGCATCTGCTTCATCCGGGGCCCCGAAGGCATCTCCATCGAGCTGCTCGAGCGCGACAAGAAATATACCTGACGCGGCGCGTGCCGAGTCGAATATCGGGCCACCGGGCGAAGTGCCGCCCGGTGCGGCTCAAGTCATGCTGCCGGGCATAAAACAGCGGATGGTGACGCCCATATAGCCGTAGATCGGCCAGACCATGGTACGCCCGACACGGTTCGGCTCCGCGATCACGGCTTCCTCGGGCACGTCGACCCAGACCAGCTCCTGCTTCTGGCCGTCGATCGCGTAGCCGTAGCGCGGCACGCGGACGCGATAATGCCCGTCTTTGCTGTCCCAGTCGCTATCCGAGAGCGCCGAGCCGTCGGCATCGGAGCAGCACGGCCCCTTGCCGCTGCGCAGGCCGTCAAACCAGGCCTTCAAATCGGGATTGGTGTTGGCGTACTGACCGCGGTCGCGCGCATGCCCGAAGGGGGCTGCAAGCGCCATCAACGCCAAGACGCAAGCGAAGCTTGCGACGCCTCGCCAGCGTGTCGAGCTGCCGCCGTAACATGTCGTGGAACGCGTACCGTATAGACGCGGCTCATCGCCGCCGGATTTGATCCAGTTCCTCATCGTCTTGCTCCAGCACCCCGCGGCCAGTGCAACAAATGGTTATGCATTTCACGGGCCAAGTCCGATTCGCAGCGACCGGCCTCGTCCCGTCATCAGGCCGTCATGAGGCGTCACACGCAAGCCGGGACAACTACGGCTCGCAGCGGCGGGCACTTGCGTCTGGCCGGCAAACTGCCGCGTTGCGCGAGCGGATGCGCTTTGGCATAAAAGCAGAACCGGTTACGCCATTGGGCGATGGCGGCCGGCCGACGGGACGTTATGAAGAACGGCCTCTATTCGATTCATGTGACCCTGCTCGATGGTCGAGTCGGCAAGGGCAGCGGCGTCATTCTTTTCCGCGACGGCAAGATTCTTGGCGGCGATGCCTATCTCTATTACACTGGCAGCTACGTGGTGAAGGACAGCACGACCTTCAAAGGCGAGGTGCTGGTGCAACGGCACACCTCGCCGCGGGGCGATGACAATCCGCTGTTCGGTGGCCCTGCTCCGGTCGGCATCGGCGTCAGCGGCACCTACACGGACACGCGCGCGGAGATGACCGGCACGGCGCTGGTCGGCAAGGCCAGCCTGATCTTCGGCGCCACCCTGCACAAGCTCGCTGACGTCGATTAGATGCGCGGCCGAAACATGGCCCCTGACATCCTGAGCGAAACGTCGTAGGCAGTGAGGATGTCTGGAGCGTGGACATATCGTCCGTTGGCTCGCGGTTCGGCGATCGAGCTGGGTCGTCTCACGGCGGCATCGGCGACCGTGCTTGCACGTCACGTTCACCCGGACGTTCAAATCGCCGCCGTCACGGAAGGATGGCGGACGTACACGAGCGCGTTCGGCGACTTCCGCGCCGCTGCCGGCGACATCGTCGTGATTCCGAAGGACGTACCACACGCCGCGCGCGGCGGCGCTGGCTCCATCGTCACCCATCTCTATGTGCCGAGCGATCATGCAGCCGTGAGCGAGATCTCGAGGCCGCTCCACATCCGCCGCTCCCGAGCAATCCTGCCCGACGAGATACTCGATGCAGTCGGCTCGCACGATCCGTGGCCGAGAGATCCCGTGCGGCCGGAAAGACGTGCCGCGCTGATGGAACTGGCTTCGTGTGACGATCTCGACATCCGCAGGATGGCTGCACGGCAGGGCCGATCAACCGATGGCTTCATTCGGCTGTTCAAGCGAGAGGTTGGCATGACGCCGGCCGCCTATCGTCTCGCGCGGCGACTGGCGTCGGCGCGCTCGCAGCTGAAGCGCGGCGATGCGGTTGCCGACGTCGCCTATGCCGGTTTATTCTCCGACCAGAGCCACCTTGGTCGCCTGTTTCGGCGCGCTTACGGCGCAACGCCGGCCGCCTATCGCTCAGCGTTCGCAGATTGAGGCCGTCGATTTCGTTCCAGACATGAATTGACCCGGGCGCTACGCTGGCTGCATCTCTCCATGCCATTGCGAGCCGCGCATGAACCTTCTCGCACCTTTCCTGGTCTTGTCTGCGGGCCTGAGCCTCGCCTTTCAGCAGGTGCTGAACGCCAGCCTGGGCAGCGCCATGCAATCCGCGAAGTGGGCGGCGTTCGTGAGTTATCTTGGCGGGACGATTGCGCTGCTGCTGGCTCTCCTCTTCGCGCGGGAGCCGATGCCGACGGCCGCCCTCGCCGGGCGAGCTCCTTGGATCGCCTGGACCGGAGGAGGTTTCGGCGCGATCTTCATCGCGACCAGCATCTTGATGGTGCCGCGTCTCGGCGTGGCGACCGTGCTCACGCTGATCGTTGTCGGCCAGTTGGTCGGTTCGTTGGCGCTCGACCAGGTCGGCATGTTCGGCCTGCCGCAGCATCCGATCACGCCGACGCGCGCGTTGGGGGTCCTATGTCTCGTCCTTGGCGCGGCTCTCGTTCGTGGGTGACGACAGCGGTGCGCGTCAACGCGTTCGGGTCATGGATCACTCCGCCGCCTGCTCCAACGGCGCCGTGCGCGGCAGGATGATCTGGATGCGTGTGCCGTTGCCCGGTTCGGAATCGAGATCGAGCCGTCCGCCGAGCCGGTTGGTGACGATGCTGTAGACGATGTGCAGCCCGAGGCCGGTGCCGCCCTGGTCGCGCCGGGTCGTGAAGAACGGATCGAAGGCGCGGCGGCGGACGTCGAGCGACATGCCGCAGCCATTGTCGGAGAAGATGATCTCGACATTGTCCGTGCCGGACTCGCGCACCTGGATCTCGATGGTCCCCGGCCGGCCATCCGGGAAGGCATGCGCCACCGAATTGAGGAACAGATTGGTCAGCACCTGGCCGTACGGACCCGGATAGCTGTTCATGGTGAGATCGGGCTGGCACTCGACGTTGAGCGTCAGGTTGTGCTTGCGCAGGCCCGGCCGGAGACTCATCACCACCTGCTCGGTGAGGTCGCCGAGATCGAAGGTGCGCTGGTCCGAATAGTTGCGATCCGCGGCGACCTGCTTGAACGACTGGATCAACTCGGCGGCGCGGTTGAGATTGGACACGAGCTGCGAGGAGGCGTCGCGGCTGGTGCTGAGGAAATCGTTGAGCGTGGAGCGGCGGAGCTCGCCGCGCTCGACCTCGGCGGTGAATATCGCGGTCTTGCGCTCCAGCGCGGAGGCGACGGTGAGGCTGATACCGACGGGATTGTTGACCTCGTGCGCGACGCCAGCGACGAGGCGCCCGAGCGCGGCGAGTTTCTCGGCCTCAATCAACGAGGCCTGCGTCTCGCGCAGATTGCGCAGCGCCGTCTCGGCGGCTTCCTTGGCCTTGCGCATCTCCTGCTCGCCGCGCTTGCGCTCGCCGATGTCGAGCGCGACGGTCACGATCCGCTCGATCTCGCCGTCGGCATCGAGCAGTGGCAGCTTGTTGACCAGCCATTGCCGCATGTTGCCGGAGGCGTCCTTGTACTCCTCCTCGTAGAAGCCGAGCCCCTTGCGGAGGCTCAGGACACGCTTGTCGTTCTCGTCGGTCTTGGCCGCGCCATAGCGCGACATCAAGTCGGCCGTGGTGCGGCCGAGCGCGTCAGCGGGTTCGATGCCGAAGATGCCCGCCATATAGCGGTTCATCAGCACATAGCGCAGGTTGCGGTCCTTGACGTTGATCACCGCCGGCACGGTGTCGATGACCTGCTGGAGCAGGCGCCGGCCTTCGGCGATGGCGTCTTCCGCCCGCTTCTGGTCGGTGATGTCGCGCAGCGTGCCCTCGTAACGGACGATGTTGCCCGCTTCGTCACGCACGCCGGTGGCGCTGTCGGAGAGCCACAGGATGTTGCCGCTGCGCTGGCGCACCTGATACTCGAACTCGCGCACCATGCCGTCGCGCGCCATCAGCCGCTGGTATTCGACCCGCGCCTCGGGA encodes the following:
- a CDS encoding VOC family protein — translated: MPIAVTWDHVHLRSPDPEATAAWLRDILGGEVVRAPGRIDVNLGGARIFIAPLEGDNAVNPPPPHPHQGLDHFGLAVKDIDAVAAEIKGKGVTFTREPTTIRPGVRICFIRGPEGISIELLERDKKYT
- a CDS encoding GrlR family regulatory protein, with amino-acid sequence MKNGLYSIHVTLLDGRVGKGSGVILFRDGKILGGDAYLYYTGSYVVKDSTTFKGEVLVQRHTSPRGDDNPLFGGPAPVGIGVSGTYTDTRAEMTGTALVGKASLIFGATLHKLADVD
- a CDS encoding helix-turn-helix transcriptional regulator, with protein sequence MARGSAIELGRLTAASATVLARHVHPDVQIAAVTEGWRTYTSAFGDFRAAAGDIVVIPKDVPHAARGGAGSIVTHLYVPSDHAAVSEISRPLHIRRSRAILPDEILDAVGSHDPWPRDPVRPERRAALMELASCDDLDIRRMAARQGRSTDGFIRLFKREVGMTPAAYRLARRLASARSQLKRGDAVADVAYAGLFSDQSHLGRLFRRAYGATPAAYRSAFAD
- a CDS encoding DMT family transporter, which translates into the protein MNLLAPFLVLSAGLSLAFQQVLNASLGSAMQSAKWAAFVSYLGGTIALLLALLFAREPMPTAALAGRAPWIAWTGGGFGAIFIATSILMVPRLGVATVLTLIVVGQLVGSLALDQVGMFGLPQHPITPTRALGVLCLVLGAALVRG
- a CDS encoding PAS domain S-box protein; translation: MSAELTPTPEKKRTFSLSIGQLTFGSFLLVLAVIIVTSTASVIAIRHIDTTFAELQRLQSVGDLAEDIDRRMNELRLAARDFVTDPGAGIQFKQVGEAASTLSDILKKTRIELAPEQQDMIDGVTERLATYRNGLERISTLIDRRAQLLAGLPPLRDQFDAAVSGTADRELASRLSEAQSRIALGLLARNPSAAEQAAQTMRALNIGDAKLKAAVNDYAEAIMAVAVRERQIADIDREVLGTEGRLIGRVTELLREVSARRGHVLSRDFARTLTEARWQSIVLGTIGVLIGIGAALFVVRRTVRPLAQIARSIRALAAGQKDTLIPSADLDNEIGDIARAAEVFRRALEEADTAREAAVRALTEQRLAEESYRKLFEGSIDGIYVTTPAGDLLNANPALARMMGYDSPQQLIDSISDIAHTIYVHPEARVEYQRLMARDGMVREFEYQVRQRSGNILWLSDSATGVRDEAGNIVRYEGTLRDITDQKRAEDAIAEGRRLLQQVIDTVPAVINVKDRNLRYVLMNRYMAGIFGIEPADALGRTTADLMSRYGAAKTDENDKRVLSLRKGLGFYEEEYKDASGNMRQWLVNKLPLLDADGEIERIVTVALDIGERKRGEQEMRKAKEAAETALRNLRETQASLIEAEKLAALGRLVAGVAHEVNNPVGISLTVASALERKTAIFTAEVERGELRRSTLNDFLSTSRDASSQLVSNLNRAAELIQSFKQVAADRNYSDQRTFDLGDLTEQVVMSLRPGLRKHNLTLNVECQPDLTMNSYPGPYGQVLTNLFLNSVAHAFPDGRPGTIEIQVRESGTDNVEIIFSDNGCGMSLDVRRRAFDPFFTTRRDQGGTGLGLHIVYSIVTNRLGGRLDLDSEPGNGTRIQIILPRTAPLEQAAE